AGTGCTTTTGTTGGAAGCCTATTCTGAATGTAAACAACAGTGTTAACTGCTTCAGCCCACATGGTCTTAGGCAAATTCTTCTGAAATAGTAGGCACCTGGTCATATCCATAAgacttctatttttcctttcactGACCCCATTCTGCTGAGGTGTATAAACATTAGTGAGCTAATGTTTGATACCAGCATCATTGCATAGAGCTTGGAACTGAGCTGAGGTATACTCAGCTCCATTATCTGACCTGGTGTTCTTGAGCTTATAGCCTGCTTCAGTTTTAATAGTTCCATTCAATGATTCTGATTTTATAGGACCACATACATCAGAGTGTATCAGCCACAATCTCTCTGTGGCTCTCCAGGCTTTATTGGTAGGAAATGGCAATCTTGACAGTTTTTTAAGTTGACAGACTTCACAAACCTCATCTTTCTCAACAGAGTTGGTGAAATTTTCAACCAGTTCCTCATTTATCATCTGAGTTATCGATCTGAAGTTGGCATGACCAAGCCTTTGATGCTAAAGCTTGGATTCTTCAGTAGAAGCAACACAGGCTGAGTGTGAGTCACTTGGCCAGTTGACTTCAAAGCATTTATCAGTCATAGTGACTGTCATGAGGCTTGATCCATTTGGATCAGCAATTTGGCACTTCTGGCCCTTAAACACAACTGAGTAGCCTTTTTCAAGTAGTTGAGCAATTCTGAGAAGGTTCCTGTCAATCTCAAGTACCAACAGCATATTTGTGATGACCTTGCCACCTGTGGGAGTGCTTATCAATATATCCCCTTTTCCTTCAGCCTTGATAAACTGCCCATTACTAACTTTCACTTTGGTTTTGCAACTTCTATCCAAGGTCTTAAAAATGGTTGCATCTGGTGACATGTGGTCAGTACAACCACTGTCCAATAGGCATCCTTTCGAGCCCTTCTTCTGACCAGCTAAGCATGACACAGCAAAGACCTGTTCCTCATAGTCACTACTGTCTGTAGCTACTTGAGCTTCAATATTCTTCTGTTGTGCTTGATTTTGCCTAGGCTTGCCTTTATTCTTGCAGACCCTTTCAACATACCCCTTTTTTTTGCAATGTTGACATAATGCATCTAGTCTGA
The Gossypium arboreum isolate Shixiya-1 chromosome 10, ASM2569848v2, whole genome shotgun sequence genome window above contains:
- the LOC108472178 gene encoding uncharacterized protein LOC108472178, which codes for MVVVNSIRLLGEQFSEARIVEKVLSTLPERYEAKISSLEDSKDLATISLTELINALYTQEQRRASRMEEHREGAFQAKAKAASSTTPYKSKKNWKNKPKPDVARKGDQPCRHCKRPGHPKDRYWFRLDALCQHCKKKGYVERVCKNKGKPRQNQAQQKNIEAQVATDSSDYEEQVFAVSCLAGQKKGSKGCLLDSGCTDHMSPDATIFKTLDRSCKTKVKVSNGQFIKAEGKGDILISTPTGGKVITNMLLVLEIDRNLLRIAQLLEKGYSVVFKGQKCQIADPNGSSLMTVTMTDKCFEVNWPSDSHSACVASTEESKL